The region CCTAACATGAATATCAAAAAACTCCCAGTCAATATTATTGACATTCTTAATAACATAAGAATGTTGCTTTAAAAATTTCTCAAACACAGCGAGATAAACCGCACAAATACACTCAACACCAACCCCTTCAAGACCGATAACAAAATCAATCGAATTATGATTAATTAAACTCATCATTGGATCAAAGTTTATTGAGTTTTTCGGAATATTATCAACCCCTATAGATCTCAGGAAATTATCCCATAAATATAAGTGCGATGACTCATATTTACCATTACCTTGTTCATCATTAAGAATTTCAGCAATCAAGCTCTTAAACTGACTTTCAGGTAATCTTGAACACAACAAAGCGAGGTGATTAGAATGATTTAAGACTAACTGACGATAATCGATAGAAACCTGTTTAAGTTTTTCTAAACTCCATGTCGAAATTGTAGAGAGCTGAGAATCAATCAGAATCTCTTCTGTTAACTTGGCTTCATCAAAATATACCCAAAAAGTTGATAATTCCATGATTGTATTGGTAGAATTAAGTAAGTTTAACAAGCTAAGGGATAAATGCTTGGCGGCCTATCCCGTACCTTATATATCATTCAATTCCAAAACTGTATATTACGGAAAGCTCCATTATTATTTTGGCTAATGACCTGAGTTTGACATAAGGCAAATATCTGAAACCTATATCCAGGAATACTTACAAGCAAGATAGTTCAAGCCAACTATTTCTAATTAGTCTCAGTTAATGATAAAAAGCCCGCGATCGCGGTATTCATTGGCTCTTTATCGAGAATATTCGATTAGAAGCAGGAGAAAAAACCCGACAATGAAACCTCTTAAGCCAAGCTGGACAAAGATTTTGGCTATCTCAGTTATATCGAACTCAGGTCTACAGGGTTTAATCTTGAGCGACAATGACCACAGTAATATTATCAGAACCTCCCCCCTCTTTAGCGGCTTCTATTAGGTGTGTACCAATCTCTTCACAGGATTTTTTCGACTCAAATAGTTCTTGAATCAGTTCGTCAGAAACCTCTTCAGTTAAGCCATCACTACACAACAGAAGCATATCCCCTGAATTAACCTCTAGAGGAAAAATTTCGACTGTATTAATCTCCTTACGTCCTAAACACTGCAACAGGACGTGGCGATAATGATTAACTTTTGCCTCTTCTGGAGTCATATCTCCCCTTTTCAGGGCCCGTGCGACCCAAGTATGATCCTCTGTTACTTGCTCTAATTGGTCATTTCGTAAGCGATAGAGACGAGAATCACCTACATGGGCCCGCCAAGGTTGATTCTCCCGAAATATAACCACAACTACAGTAGTTCCCATTTCGGCCCGTTCGGGGTGACTTTCTTGATCTTCGATAATTCCTTGATTAGCCTCTAATAATGCTGCTTCTAGGAGACTGTCAGAAGACTTCTGAGAATCCCAATATTTTTCTAGATAAGCTTGTATCCGTTTAGTGGCAATTTTGCTGGCTTCTTCTCCACCTGCATGACCACCCATTCCATCAGCGACAATGAAAAATCGCCCTTCTGGGTCGGTGTAAAAGTTATCTTGATTAACTGACCGCACAAGTCCAGTATCAGTCAGACCCGTGAAACGACGATTCATCATTTAGCTAGTGACAATGTACAAAAAGGAACAATAACTCTTATTTTAGAACATTTTATCTAAACGTCCCACACGACGGAGGAGACGAAATAATGCCCAGGCCGGAGCTAATGTTACTATCATAACCCCTACAGCTACTTTCACATAACCATTAACCAATAAAAGGGTAGCACAAATAGCGAGCGCACTGATCACCAGGGTATAGTTAGTTGTCATTTGCATCAGACTCAGACGACGTAATAAACGCTCAGATTCAGTAGATCGAACTCTAACCCGAATATCTCCCCGTTCTAACTTTTCTAGGGTATCCTCAATGCGTCGAGGTAGTCCTAAAGCTGTATTACTGACTTGAACCGCCTGACGACCTAATTCATCGAGAATACTATTGCCATTAGTTCCATTCATATCAGTCACAATTTGTAAGGCAAACGGTTGTGCTACTTCCATAAAGTTAAAGTCAGGATCTAATCCTTTTCCTACTCCTTCTAAAGTAGAAAAAGCCCGCATGACAAAGGTAAAGGTAGCAGGGAAGCGAAAGGGCTGATCATAAGCAATTTCATACAAATCCTCACTAATTTGAGTCACAGACTGTTCCTCAAAAGGTTTGTCCATGAAATTATCGAGGATAAATTGAATAGAACGACGCACTGGCCCCATATCATCCGTAGGTGCAAGGGCCCCCAATGCAATTAAAGAAGAGACAACACGGTCAGCATCTTTTTGAGTAACTCCAAATAGAGTATCCATCAACTTCTCGCGCACATTGGTTTCAATACGGCCCATCATGCCAAAATCATAAAAGATTAAAGCCCCGTCTGTACTCACGGCCAGATTACCTGGATGGGGATCAGCATGGAAAAAACCGTCATTGAGCAGTTGAGATAAATAAGCTTTAGCCCCTAATTTCGCCAAAAGCTTGCGATCTAAACCGGCCGCTTCTAATCCCTCATAATGACTAATTTTAATGCCTGGTAGGTATTCTAAGGTCAAGATACGGGCAGAAGTGTATCGCCAATAAACTCTCGGTACTCTTACCCAGTCTTCCCCGCGAAAATTGCGGCGAAAAGTATCAGCATTTTGTCCTTCGTTGAGGTAATCTGTCTCTAACCAAAGAATACGACAACATTCTTCATAAATGCCACTCCAGTCTCTCCCTTTCCCCCAACGAGGATGATTTTGAAAATACTGGGCAATGCGCTTAAGAATGGCTAAATCGATGGTAAACAGTTGTTTTAACCCCGGACGTTGTACCTTAACCACAACTTCTTCCCCTGTATGGAGTTTAGCTTTGTGAACTTGTCCTAAACTTGCCGCCGCAATGGGAACCGGATCAAAACTTCGGTAGAGTTTGGCTAAGGGTTTACCGAATTCTTTTTCAATGATGGCAGTGGCTTGCTCATAAGTAAAGGCCGGTACTTCATCTTGTAATTTAGACAGTTCGTCTACATATTCAGAGGGAAATAAATCTGCTCTCGTAGAAAAAAGTTGACCTACTTTAATGAAAGTTGGCCCTAAATTTAGTAAATTTTCTCTAATCCAAACTGCTTGTTTAACCCTTCGATTAGCTAATTTTTGGTCAGTATAACCTCCTCGATAGCTCCATTTTTTGCCATTGAGCCAAAATTGAGAAAGTAATAATAGAACAAACCGCCAAATATCGAGACGACGGCCTGTAATTGAATAATTTTCCTGATTCCAACGGTACTTTTTAGCAGTTTCTAATTGTCTAATACTTTTAGGTACTGGGTTAGTTGTCCTTTTGGCCAGGGAAGAGTTAGGGTTGGAAGATAGGGCAGACACTCGGTTTTTTGGGGGTATTGCTGACAGGGGTTGTTAAACAGAAGAAAGAGGGATTTAACACAGGTAATCAAGTAATTAGACTTGTTGATGGCGATAATTCTTTAATTCTGCTTTTAATCGCGCAATTTCGGCTCGTAAGTCGTCAATGGTTTCTTGTAAATCTGCCCCATCATCTCCTGGGGTTGAGACACTATTTCCTTGCGTCACATCCCGTTGGGCCCGGGTCTGTACTTCTTCGATAAACTGGCGCAGTTGTTCCCGTTGCTCTGCATCAAATTTACCTAAGTCACTCAGGGCGTTAGTTAGGGTGTCTTCGATTTTTTCGCTTAAGACTTCGGCAAAAGCTCTACCCAAAAAGAAGGCATGAAGAACGGGATTACTCATTAGATTTTTGTTAATTGGTTTTGTAACAAATTATATCTTAATCTGGATTACTCTGAAGCCTTAAATAGTTTCTTTGACCCCTAATAAGCCAGCACTTGAGGAACAAATCATCCGTTGAAAAATATTTTTCTAAGATATTGACATTGATCCCCGTCAACTGTAACAATAAATACAGACAATTCTTATAAAGTTTTCGTCTACATACGCCCATAAGTAAAAAACTGAAACGGGAAATATACCCAAATCAGGAAGTCCATTAGATTCAATTCTCCTTATTTCTTCTCAGAGGAGCTTGAGCCTTCACCGAAAAGATAAAGGTTTAAGTAAATAAGCAACATTAATGGTAAGTTGGAAGTAAGCCCTTTAGGGGTGAAACTCTTACGATCGACTTATCAAAAATACACAATTAATTTTGCCTACTGACTTATTATTTTCTCCGACCCAACGACACATTTTACAGATTTTGGAGCTTTTAAAACCATGTTATTTTCTTATCAAAGTTTTGACTACCAAGCTTATCCCTCCAACCCCGAATCTACCTCTGATGAAGTAGGAGAAAAAAGTCAGCCCAAAAACGAATCAAAACTTAATCTAAAGTCTCGTTCGCGTATGTCTCCTTATGTTCGCTTTACCTATCGGGGCTAAAAAAAGGCATAAGTGCTTAAACAAAATTAATTACACATAGGAGGGCGGGTTTATCTATTTTTTTATGAAAATCATTGATTTATGTAAAAAACCCGCCCCAACTAATTATTCTTTGCCAATGTTACTATCAAACCAATTTGCCTTTTAACTGAAGCCAGGCGATTACTGGGATTCAAAATTAGCCACGATCCTATCTTAATGCAAAAAGAGGACTCCGGTTAGACCGCCTAAGCGGTTAACGGTGAGATGAATTTTTGCCAAGAAATAAATCGACCGTAGGGAGTCCTTATTTCTTAGGGGAATTTTGATTTTCAACATAATTTTTAAGTTGTTCAACAGTTACGCCTCCACAACTAGAAACAAAATAAGCCCCAGTCCAAAAATAGGGTTTGTTGTAAAAATATTTACCAGACAAAAAAGGAAAGTCACGTCGAATAAGACGACTACTAACCGTTTTTAAGTTAGCAATCAACTTAGACAAAGATATTTCAGGTTTGTAGCTAACCAAAAGATGAACATGGTCAGGTTCTCCGTTGAACTCAAGCAACTGACATTCCCATTTATCAAGTGTTTCTTGAAAAATAGTCTTTAATTGGTTCAATATATCTGCCGAAATAGCCTTTTTACGGTATTTTGTTACAAATACAATGTGAACGGTAAGTTTGTATACAGACCTGTAACCTTTGTTGTAATCACTTGACATATTTAAGCGGTAACTCTACAATGATAATCGTACCGCCAAAAAATGAAGCAATCTGTGATTACGCTAACTTACCAGTTCAAATTAAAATTGACTTGTCAACAAACCCAAGAGATAGAAAATATCTTAGTGGTGTGTCGTAGAGTTTACAATTTTGGTTTAGCTGAAAGAAAAGCTTGGCTAAAAAGCCGTAAATCACCTGTGAATGCTTGCTCAATTATTTCTGAGTACATATTCGGCGTTGATACTCCCTATCCGAATTATTTTGTTCAAGCTAAAGCCTTAACCATTGCCAAACAATCCTTAGAAAGTTTAAGGTCTGTTAATGCTCAAGTGTTACAGCAAACGCTTAAAACACTAGATAAAGCTTTTACTGACATGAAAGCAAAAGGAAACGGGTTTCCTAGATTTAAAAAGGTAATGCGTAGTTTTGTTTTTCCTGCCATGCTAAAAAATTGTTTGGCTAATGGAAAAGTTAAATTACCTCAACTTGGATGGG is a window of Aphanothece sacrum FPU1 DNA encoding:
- a CDS encoding iron-containing redox enzyme family protein, producing the protein MELSTFWVYFDEAKLTEEILIDSQLSTISTWSLEKLKQVSIDYRQLVLNHSNHLALLCSRLPESQFKSLIAEILNDEQGNGKYESSHLYLWDNFLRSIGVDNIPKNSINFDPMMSLINHNSIDFVIGLEGVGVECICAVYLAVFEKFLKQHSYVIKNVNNIDWEFFDIHVRGEDIHHKEMIRKAVGELIVENEINSDLVLIGYNKAKEIWRETWNQWANLSGEKILEAIV
- a CDS encoding Stp1/IreP family PP2C-type Ser/Thr phosphatase, yielding MMNRRFTGLTDTGLVRSVNQDNFYTDPEGRFFIVADGMGGHAGGEEASKIATKRIQAYLEKYWDSQKSSDSLLEAALLEANQGIIEDQESHPERAEMGTTVVVVIFRENQPWRAHVGDSRLYRLRNDQLEQVTEDHTWVARALKRGDMTPEEAKVNHYRHVLLQCLGRKEINTVEIFPLEVNSGDMLLLCSDGLTEEVSDELIQELFESKKSCEEIGTHLIEAAKEGGGSDNITVVIVAQD
- a CDS encoding ABC1 kinase family protein is translated as MRQLETAKKYRWNQENYSITGRRLDIWRFVLLLLSQFWLNGKKWSYRGGYTDQKLANRRVKQAVWIRENLLNLGPTFIKVGQLFSTRADLFPSEYVDELSKLQDEVPAFTYEQATAIIEKEFGKPLAKLYRSFDPVPIAAASLGQVHKAKLHTGEEVVVKVQRPGLKQLFTIDLAILKRIAQYFQNHPRWGKGRDWSGIYEECCRILWLETDYLNEGQNADTFRRNFRGEDWVRVPRVYWRYTSARILTLEYLPGIKISHYEGLEAAGLDRKLLAKLGAKAYLSQLLNDGFFHADPHPGNLAVSTDGALIFYDFGMMGRIETNVREKLMDTLFGVTQKDADRVVSSLIALGALAPTDDMGPVRRSIQFILDNFMDKPFEEQSVTQISEDLYEIAYDQPFRFPATFTFVMRAFSTLEGVGKGLDPDFNFMEVAQPFALQIVTDMNGTNGNSILDELGRQAVQVSNTALGLPRRIEDTLEKLERGDIRVRVRSTESERLLRRLSLMQMTTNYTLVISALAICATLLLVNGYVKVAVGVMIVTLAPAWALFRLLRRVGRLDKMF
- a CDS encoding DUF6825 family protein, whose product is MSNPVLHAFFLGRAFAEVLSEKIEDTLTNALSDLGKFDAEQREQLRQFIEEVQTRAQRDVTQGNSVSTPGDDGADLQETIDDLRAEIARLKAELKNYRHQQV